A region of Scleropages formosus chromosome 2, fSclFor1.1, whole genome shotgun sequence DNA encodes the following proteins:
- the mib2 gene encoding E3 ubiquitin-protein ligase MIB2 isoform X4 — translation MGIGSSFAPSSDHIFTIRVSLTPRQNLSRIILKGIFQGVKVVRGPDWDWGNQDGGEGKVGKVVDIRGWDTESGRSVASVTWSNGTTNVYRMGHKGKVDLKYVSDVAGGYYYKEHLPKLGEHAELQRQESADGHTFQQGDKVKCLLDVDILRQMQEGHGGWNPKMAEYICRIGTVHRITDRGDVRVQYSNNIRWTFHPGALTKVNTFGVGDLVRVLEDMDTVKRLQAGHGEWTDSMAPALGQVGKVLKVYADGDLRVAFGCQTWTFNPACLSAQPAEVDANLMTAENPSESGTTVISVLEKLLSQSTELDHPGRLVIEAAHGSAAKVRDLVQKHPDKVDIKNQGKTALQVAAHQGHLEVVKVLLQANSSVEVKDEDGDTALHYTAFGNQAEIARLLLGKGANVNLLNNSMCTPLHIAVNKGFTEVVRVLTEHSADVNLQDSYGDTPLHDAIAKDFRNIIEILTAVPNIDFTQQNNRGFNLLHHAALKGNKLAAEMILARARQLVDVKKDDGFSALHLAALNNHRDVAEILIKEGRCDVNIRNNRNQTPLQLAVTQGHSDVVQLLVAEGANVNAEDEEGDTAMHVALSRQQLAAAVAEGERSSLYAQLSASGLLGNMELNMGAAIACFLAQEGADISYANHKGKSPLDLVTDGAVLQLIKNFSEKSRLQQLHSPPSGMGSGGSSSSLRRVHTTPNTMTNLAVPSMPGPSECLICSELALLVLFCPCQHSVACEECAHRMKKCIKCQVTITKKIRQDQTEVDSSPVAENSEQHNLLEQLQSRYRQMEERITCPICIDKHIKLVFQCGHASCVDCSASLKACPLCRQTIRERIQLFV, via the exons ATGGGAATAGGCAGTTCCTTTGCTCCGAGCTCAGATCACATCTTTACCATCAG AGTGAGCCTGACACCCAGACAGAACCTCTCCCGGATCATCCTCAAGGGAATCTTCCAGGGGGTCAAAGTGGTACGCGGGCCAGACTGGGATTGGGGAAACCAGGACG GAGGAGAAGGCAAAGTGGGCAAAGTGGTGGATATCCGTGGTTGGGACACGGAGTCCGGACGCAGCGTAGCCAGCGTGACCTGGTCCAACGGAACCACCAATGTCTACAGGATGGGACACAAAGGCAAAGTGGACCTCAAATACGTGTCGGACGTGGCGGGGGGCTACTACTACAAAGAGCACCTGCCGAAGCTAG gtGAGCACGCGGAGCTGCAGAGGCAGGAGAGTGCAGACGGACACACCTTCCAGCAGGGCGATAAGGTCAAGTGTCTGTTAGACGTCGACATCCTCAGGCAGATGCAGGAGGGCCACGGCGGTTGGAACCCCAAGATGGCCGAG tacatcTGCAGGATAGGAACTGTGCACAGGATCACAGACCGCGGTGACGTCAGGGTGCAGTACAGCAACAACATCCGTTGGACCTTCCACCCTGGGGCCTTGACCAAG GTGAACACGTTCGGCGTGGGTGACCTGGTGCGAGTGCTAGAGGACATGGACACGGTGAAGCGTCTTCAGGCAGGCCATGGGGAGTGGACCGACAGCATGGCACCG GCCCTGGGGCAGGTGGGCAAGGTGCTGAAGGTGTACGCCGACGGGGACCTCCGCGTGGCCTTCGGCTGCCAAACCTGGACCTTCAACCCAGCGTGCCTCTCTGCCCAGCCGGCGGAGGTGGACGCCAACCTGATGACGGCGGAGAACCCCAGCGAATCAGGAA CCACTGTGATCTCGGTGCTGGAGAAGCTGCTGTCCCAGTCCACAGAGCTGGATCACCCGGGCAGGCTGGTCATTGAGGCAGCGCATGGCAGCGCCGCAAAGGTCCGAGACCTGGTGCAGAAGCACCCTGACAAG GTGGACATTAAGAACCAGGGGAAGACGGCTCTGCAGGTGGCCGCTCACCAGGGCCACCTGGAGGTGGTCAAAGTGCTGCTCCAGGCCAACAGCAGCGTGGAGGTGAAGGATGAGGACGGCGACACGGCCCTGCACTATACGGCGTTTGG GAACCAGGCTGAGATCGCGCGGCTCCTGCTCGGCAAGGGTGCCAACGTGAACCTGCTCAACAACTCCATGTGCACGCCGCTTCACATCGCAGTCAACAAGGGCTTCACCGAGGTGGTGCGCGTCCTAACGGAGCACAGCGCCGACGTCAACCTGCAG gactcGTACGGAGACACCCCTCTCCACGACGCCATCGCCAAAGACTTCCGCAACATCATCGAGATCCTGACGGCCGTGCCGAACATCGACTTCACGCAGCAGAACAACCGAGGGTTCAACTTGCTGCATCATGCCGCTCTGAAGGGCAACAAGCT GGCCGCGGAGATGATCCTGGCTCGGGCACGCCAGCTGGTGGATGTGAAGAAGGATGACGGCTTTTCCGCCCTCCACCTGGCCGCCCTCAACAACCACAGGGACGTGGCTGAGATCCTCATCAAAGAG GGTCGCTGCGACGTCAACATCCGCAATAACCGCAACCAGACGCCGCTGCAGCTAGCCGTGACGCAGGGCCACAGCGACGTGGTGCAGCTGCTGGTGGCCGAGGGCGCCAACGTGAACGCGGAGGACGAGGAGGGCGACACGGCAATGCATGTGGCTCTGAGCCGGCAGCAGCTAGCCGCAGCCGTAGCCGAGGGGGAGCGCTCTTCGCTGTATGCCCAG CTGAGTGCTTCAGGGTTGCTGGGCAACATGGAGCTAAACATGGGCGCCGCCATCGCCTGCTTTCTGGCGCAGGAGGGCGCCGACATCAGCTACGCCAACCATAAAGGCAAGAGCCCGCTGGACCTGGTGACGGACGGCGCCGTCTTGCAGCTCATCAAGAACTTCTCAGAGAAAAGCAG gctgcagcagctgcactcCCCTCCTAGCGGGAtgggcagcggcggcagcagcagcagtctgcGCAGGGTTCACACGACGCCCAACACCATGACCAACCTGGCGGTGCCCAGCATGCCGGGCCCCAGCGAGTGCCTCATCTGCTCTGAACTGGCGCTGCTCGTTCTCTTCTGCCCCTGCCAGCACAGCGTGGCCTGCGAAG AGTGTGCTCACCGCATGAAGAAGTGCATCAAATGCCAGGTGACCATCACCAAGAAGATTCGACAAG acCAAACAGAGGTGGATTCCAGCCCTGTGGCAGAGAACTCGGAGCAGCACAACCTGTTGGAGCAGCTGCAGTCACGCTACCGGCAGATGGAGGAGCGCATCACGTGCCCTATCTGCATCGACAAGCACATCAAGCTGGTGTTCCAGTGTGGTCACGCCTCCTGCGTGGACTGCAGCGCCTCCCTCAAGGCCTGTCCGCTGTGCCGGCAGACCATCCGCGAGCGCATTCAGCTCTTCGTGTGA